The Ananas comosus cultivar F153 unplaced genomic scaffold, ASM154086v1, whole genome shotgun sequence DNA segment GATAATTGACAAGTTCGTTGCCGACACCCCCCCAGCCCGTCCGACGACTATGACTCATAATGGAGAATTTGCTCATACAAAAATAGAGAATGTTGAAATTAGATTTCTGATCTTTCGCGAGGTTGGTTGAAAATTTATTACACCCCGATGTAACATTGGGCAGTAGATGTGGTTCGAATTCCTGAGTTGTCGAGGTATATTTGAAGGCGATTTAGGTACCGTTCTCCAAGGCGTACAATCATTGACAGGACTGGTACACACTTCTCGAGGTGCTATTTGACGATTTGATACTTCCTAATAAGTAAACAATAAATGATCATATTGAGTAGAatggaggaaaaaagaaagagagcacATAAAAAGTCAGCGGGACACCTTTACAGAAGAACTTGTCCATATTATTTTATGGATAGACTACCCGGCGACCAAGTGTATATCATGTAATGTCAAAATGGCTGTAGATATTAAGTATTTCGGGAAGATTATTTAGCACGGCTAAAGTGTTGGAACAGTTGGCAAAAACCCCGATCTCTTGATTATATATACATTATGTAATCTGTGGAAGCCTCTTCAAAAGTTTTTTAAGAAGCTAGAGATTCAAAGACATAGCATCCATGCaaatgcttaattttttttgcgAGACAATATAATAACACTAGGACAATAATCCAATGACAACAAGAAGTACTACTGCTATTAGGACAATTATTATGCTTAACGTTAGTAACTAAAAGAATCTAAAGGACCATCCATTGGTAGTTGACAAGTCATTATCATTGGCTAAAACCTTTCCTTCTACATGCTTTTATGGCTGAAGACCGTAGTCTGCGTGACGTAATCATGCTTAATATTTAtgtgaataattaaaaatggtGATTGATTACAATAATATTGTTGTTAAATCTAAATTACAAGacaagagaataaaaattttgagttttagaaattaaaatgtaatcaatAATAGACTAACGGAGTGCCAaacaaagagaaataattaagaatttttAGTTGGAAtaactatattaaaaaaaattacatgctTTAAAAAGTACTCTTTATAAATTTTCCTATAGGTCATTTCGTTCGGATTTGATTTATTATATACTACTATTGTTgctattattataaaataatattgaacttaatttatataataactAGTTTccgttataatttttatttaaattaagtgCGGTTGAAGTTTATGATCTAATACCAGTTTATCAATAAAAAGGTCACTATCAAAAGCTTTGTATATTGAAGTGTCAAAAACCACCATTAAAATTTTCTCCAAGAGATATGGTGCGAGTAGATAGGAGTTGAGGTATATAGAGACATGGTCATGGAGTGACTTAAAAGGAGTCAcatgatagtatagtatagGAGAGAATACAAAAGGCTTCGTGCACTGCGTATTAGTCAATTTTTATTGCAACTCCTCAAATTTCTGTATTACTTTTAATCTTCTGAATGTTCGTTCTCATCGATCCTACACTCTCTACTCTCTTACCTTCCGGCTGATTTAGCTTTGTTGGTTGGAGGCGTTGAAGCTGCCAGCATGATCTGGTCATCGAAACTCGGTCGAAGCTCCATTTCCTAGAAactgctttaaaaaaaaaaaaatgattcttatatatatatttcatattttcttttatatatatatagagaaagatctagatagagagagagagagagagagttttcagGGCTGTGAATTGGTGAATGAACTTAAAATGATCTCTGCAAGTTTTAGTCTCTGTAGCTATCNaaatacatatatatatatatatatatatatatatatatatatatatatataagattaatagaatttaaatatcGCATATTATGTTTGCCGCTTGCTACTACTAATTGAAAtccaaaagaagaagaacaattcaaaatttagttgaATCTTTAATGTTGTCAATTATAATTAACACCACGCTAAGTTCATATAAACATAAGAATAAGATTATTATACCAATTAATTAACCTATAAATTCTCTTGTATTATATGAATTGATCAATCCATAAGTTAAATGAAATCATTATGTTTCATATTCTTAATTTCTTCTGCTTTTTCTATTATCGTTATGAGTACGTAATTCAGCCTGAAGTCAAATTTAGTGAGAGTAAAAATATTAACAGTTCAATGTTAGGATTCCTACCAAGTAGGCCTTTTTTCAATCGATGttgcttttttccttttatctctataaaaatgatattaatatgagatttttttttaaaaaaaaaaacaaaagatacaTAATTTGGACCTTCTCAGGGGGAAGTAATGCATGTTCACGGATTTAATTAAGCTCACTACATAAGTGTATTTTTACTTTCATAAAATGTAATTTATTAGTGTGAGTCCACTGATATCAATCTAAATGCCCTCCTAAAATGGAATGTAAGGAAAGAATCCTATCTCCTTAGAAATACTTAACTTAGAATTTTGGTGACAAGTTGTAGCATTCTATTTGTGGTTGCAAATAATCGACAAATCAATACAATTGAAAAAGAAAGCTTTCACATTAAATATCAGTGTCATGATGTTGTACAATTATTTTCCCTTTCGGTGTGAGATCGATGTTATAAATATATGTTGGTAGATAATCTTCAAAACTTATGATGCAAacattaccctttttttttccaatgttTGGTTGCTTTATCATGTCTTATTttgaagattttaaattttttatttttctctctaaaaagaaATGTTTATGTAATGAATTTCTTACCATACAAGTGCATGAACAAACACTCATCTAATACAATTACTAAGCCATATATTGCAACGCCCCAATAATTCcatatcggatgggatactgatttcaatccgtttatatgaggcctacacactagtaataataatcgggcttaaatattttgggccggcGATTTGgacctaacgagttattattgctagagGGTCGGGTGGTTATAATTGGTATCAGCCGAATattagccggaagtgtgagagctaagtgcgtCGTAGGAGCCActtctagaatctcacatcgcttggtaaTTTGATAATCTTACATCAGATGGGATACTGTTTATACGAGGcatacacgctagtaataataactggacttaagcacaATTTGCACTTTACCTCTCTGATACTAAAAATCACCCTATCTAGCTAATATATTCTCGAAAGTTATCGACACTTTAGTGAAAAAacatgatataaaattttaatttattagatatAAAGGAGTGGGTCAATCAAGCATTGAAGAGTTAGGAGAACTTTTTAATCGATTAACTTTctccttatattatattaataattggaTTATTTGATGAAACTTGTGGTTGTTAGCAATTCCCCAATTTTGTAAAACTACTTAAATGCCTTATTCTTTGGCTTTGTGTGGACAAACCCAACTTATCCACCACCCCCcaccctttctttctttttttttttctttttttttttgtattttcataTATCTCTCTTTTGCTAACCAATCATTAAATCCACTAATTAAATCCATGTTCAAGGAACCAACCATTACCTTGAAATGGATGGGATAAAGTAAGCTAGCTAGaaagaaaaccctagaattgaTGTTCAAGGATTACTTCTCTTTCCACCATTTGTAGTAAAAGCTAATCTCTTTCAAAGAGCACTTTGGAAATTGAGCCCAGTGAAAATGATTGAGAAGAGAAAACAGCTTTTTTTTCCTAGATAAAGTCTATGGTTGAATGTTGAAATTTGTATTCATGTCTTGTTTGAGTTTGAACAAACACTaaaatttttcttgttttattgGTTTTATAAAAGCAAAAGCTTGAGTGCAGGCTTCTGGTCTTGGTCGCAAAGTTTTGTGCTTCTTGTCTAACAAGCGTTTGACTCCTGAATCATGAGAAGAGAAGCTGTTCGAAAAGATCAGCTAAATAGGCATTAAAGCCTATATGTTGAAGACCATTCGGAAAACTTCACTTTTTACATGCTACAACATTTCAAAAGGaagaaatatatcaaatatttagCTCTTTTATAAGCAGACAAttgaactttcaattttagTAATTATACCCTCTTATCGAATAGATTGATAGGCTCTGCGTCTCAATCGAAATTACTAATTATACACAGTTGATTTTGACACATGTTGTGCACATAATCTTATaagaattcaaaatataaaaagaacctattctttcttatttttaattttaaattatttttaattttaaataattaagcgTGAGAGTTATAGAATAGGACGAATCTAccttaaaattttgttattattttatttgttagattacaagaaataattttttttgtcttaaagctttataaaattatatacagTCGCACCGCAAAAATGGTTGTATTATTAATAACCTTTAATTAAAAAGATGCGCCtgttaaattatttgataagtttcagaaaatttaattatcaaaattgaaagttttagCATACATTTCTCCCTTTTCAAAAaactcacctttttttttttttttttttttttttctgctgcgGTTGAGCAGTTCTAAACCTCAAACAACATTTTTGCAGAAGCTTCAAACTTCAAATAGCGAATAAAGCCGCCAATCGGCGGTACATCGAAATGCATTGCGAGTTTGCAAACCAATCAATCCACAGCATAATACGTTTCGCGGATTTTATGAAATTACAGATGGATTCATAAACTTAAACATCCAAAGTTACAAAAAAGGTAAATCTTCTTGGTTTCATCCACCAGTTAAAGATTCACATCAACATTACAAAATGCAAAACACCACAATGAACTTATTGATCATAAAGCTTGAGCCCTTGTGATCAAAATGAGAACTACTTGTCTCAAGCGCTTGCTTCATCTCGCTCGCCTCGGTTATTGGTTTAACTTTATTTCGAAACCCATATACAAAAACTGCGACACAAGCTATCTTAATCTCGAAGCCGAATATGTTTTCGCCATGTGCTCAAGCATCGTCGAGAGCGAGGACTCCCGGGAGCGACTTGCCTTCCAGCAACTCCAGGCTCGCGCCGCCTCCGGTTGAGATGTGGCTCATCTTGTCTGCCAGGCCCGCCTTCTCCACTGCGGCGACGGAGTCACCGCCCCCGATGATCGTCGTGACGCCCTTCGCGCTGAGCTCGGCCAGCTTCTTCGCAATCGCCTGTGGAAATTATAGATAGTTTAAATCTAATATCAACATAATAGAATGAGGCTTCCTgaaagacgaaaaaaaaaaaagaagggatcCAATTATTTGAATTCAGAAAAATAGTgtactttctctcttttttttttttttccgaattcaCAATTTTAGCGCATTTCTTTAAGTATCGATATATTCACTTTCCTCGAAATAATCGAATCTATACAGCATCCCCTGAGACTACAAGATTTCACCACTTTGCCTCTTTTGTCGGTGCTCCATCGGGGGTTAAAATGTTGGTTTTGGAATATCAGAGGGGCAATGTGAAATTAACAATATTAATaggttttttttattcttccaaTCTTTGTGTTATATATAAGCTGCTATATTCGCTTACATCGGTTCCCGCAGCAAACTTCTCGAACTCGAACACGCCCATGGGTCCGTTCCAAATGATGGTGTTGGTGGTATCCAGGGCTTCATTAAATGTCTTGCTCGCGTCGGGTCCGATGTCGAGACCCATCCAGCCATCTGGAATTTCCGACGCTTGTACGACCTACAAAACAAAAGGTCCAAATAAATGTAtagataaaagtaaataaataaagatatcGAATCCAAATTGACAGCCATCAGTAAATACAAGTTGCGCTTAAAAATAATGCTTCGATTTGTAGGGCGCTAAGAAACTCATTTCTACTCCAAATGAAAGCCAGCCACTCTGGAGCATTTCGGGCTTTTGCTTCTCAAGTAGAGAAGTTTCAAAAGTGCAGTGAAATTAATGCAGCTGAGGATAATAGCGACAAAGCAAGTTCACTGAAGCTGGCGAGTGTTCACAATGTGACAGGCGTGACCAGCTGCGAAAAACTTACTCTGTCATTAACAATTTTAGCGTAGTCAATATTACTACAGGTTTCGAAACCCGGGTCAAAGAAGCCCTAGAATAtcagaaggaaaagagaaaagacgACTTAAGTAGAGGAACAAACCTTGCTGGCTGCGTCCGCAGCAAACTTATCGGCTACCACAATGTCGGTGGGCAGCAAGAGAGAAACCCCTTTGGAGCGCGCTTTCTCTAGAAGAGAAGTCGCTAGGTCGAGCTTGTCTTCTTCAACCAGTGACGACCCAACAGAGTACCCTTGCGCCTTGTAAAACGTGTAGATCATCCCACCGCCGAGAAGAAGGATATCGACCTTTCCTAACAATGATTCGATCACTCCGATCTTCGTTGATACTTTAGATCCACCCACGATGGCCGCAAATGGCTTCTTAGGGTTCGCCACGGCCCCAACAAGGTAATCAAgttccttcaaaaaaaaaagaagaagaagcaatttCAGTGCAAGCTTTGTTTCACATAGATTATACTACTGCTACATGAATTAAATTAGCGACATGTGTTATAATTTACTTAAATGAATTGGAATATAATAAAGAATTGCTTTTAAAGGACCAAACTGAAAAATATACCTTCTGCATAAGGAAGCCGGCGACAGCCGGCTTCAAGAACTTGGTGACTCCCTCGGTCGAGGCGTGAGCTCTGTGGGCGGTGCCAAAGGCATCGTTCACATAGAGGTCCGCGAGCGATGCTAGCTTCTTAGCGAACTCGGGATcattcttctcttcttccttaTGAAATCGGACATTCTCAAGAAGTACAACGCCGCCATCTGGCAATGCGTCCACCGTTTTTTCAACTTCTTCGCCAATGCAGTCATTCGTGATCACGACCTGTTTAACATGTATTATGTTGAACAGTAAGTTATCCAACTTGGAATAGAATAGTTGAGGACTAAAGGCTTAGCTGCTATTGTTGTTGTGCGGGACC contains these protein-coding regions:
- the LOC109704337 gene encoding phosphoglycerate kinase 3, cytosolic-like yields the protein MAAKKSVGDLKEADLRGKKVFVRVDLNVPLDDALNITDDTRIRAAVPTIKYLVGNGARVILCTHLGRPKGVTPKYSLKPLVPRLSELLGVNVVITNDCIGEEVEKTVDALPDGGVVLLENVRFHKEEEKNDPEFAKKLASLADLYVNDAFGTAHRAHASTEGVTKFLKPAVAGFLMQKELDYLVGAVANPKKPFAAIVGGSKVSTKIGVIESLLGKVDILLLGGGMIYTFYKAQGYSVGSSLVEEDKLDLATSLLEKARSKGVSLLLPTDIVVADKFAADAASKVVQASEIPDGWMGLDIGPDASKTFNEALDTTNTIIWNGPMGVFEFEKFAAGTDAIAKKLAELSAKGVTTIIGGGDSVAAVEKAGLADKMSHISTGGGASLELLEGKSLPGVLALDDA